From Candidatus Woesearchaeota archaeon, one genomic window encodes:
- a CDS encoding replication factor C large subunit — translation MVSLISKYSPKSTKEIAGQERAVEQLVDFINHYDKQRKKAILLYGPSGSGKTSSVYAGAKELGLEVFEINASDFRNKEQIKQKLGSAINQRSLFAKNKIILIDEIDGLSGTKDRGSIPEIIRIMKKSRFPIVLTVANPYDKKFSSLRQKSIMVEFKPVGLKESADLLNKIAEAENLKIRESAVRHIARREAGDIRAMINDLEILSSADEITIESLEDVGMREKEESIIDALVKILKTTDPKTAIGAFDYVNEDLDQKLLWIDENLPKEYDKAADLKRAYRNLSDADIFRRRIRRWQHWRFLVYINALITAGVAVSKDKKYNKYVQYRPTGRILKMWWAKRKAMKKKAIAEKLGSYTHSSSREVLPSIPYLQLIFRKDREMAGRIAEQLELDKEEVEWLGK, via the coding sequence ATGGTTTCGCTGATTAGCAAATATTCGCCTAAATCGACAAAGGAAATCGCGGGGCAGGAAAGGGCTGTAGAGCAGCTGGTTGATTTTATAAATCACTATGACAAGCAGAGGAAAAAGGCTATTTTGCTTTACGGGCCTTCAGGCAGCGGAAAGACAAGCTCTGTATATGCAGGAGCAAAAGAGCTTGGGCTTGAAGTTTTTGAGATAAATGCATCTGATTTCAGGAACAAGGAGCAGATCAAACAAAAATTGGGCTCTGCAATAAACCAGCGGAGCTTGTTTGCAAAGAACAAGATCATACTGATAGATGAGATAGACGGCTTATCCGGGACAAAGGACAGGGGAAGCATCCCTGAGATAATAAGAATTATGAAGAAAAGCAGATTTCCGATTGTGCTTACTGTAGCAAATCCCTATGACAAGAAATTCTCTTCATTAAGACAAAAAAGCATCATGGTTGAGTTTAAGCCTGTGGGCCTAAAAGAAAGCGCTGATTTACTCAATAAAATAGCAGAAGCGGAAAACCTGAAAATCAGGGAAAGTGCTGTCAGGCATATAGCCAGAAGGGAAGCGGGGGACATAAGGGCTATGATAAACGACCTGGAAATACTTTCCTCAGCTGATGAAATCACGATTGAATCCCTTGAAGATGTGGGGATGAGAGAGAAAGAGGAAAGCATTATAGATGCTTTGGTGAAAATATTGAAGACTACAGACCCAAAAACAGCAATTGGGGCTTTTGATTATGTAAATGAGGACTTAGACCAGAAATTACTATGGATAGACGAAAACCTGCCTAAGGAATATGATAAAGCTGCGGACCTGAAAAGAGCTTACAGGAATTTAAGTGATGCGGATATTTTCAGAAGAAGGATTAGGAGATGGCAGCATTGGAGGTTTTTGGTATATATCAATGCCCTGATAACCGCAGGGGTGGCTGTGTCTAAAGATAAGAAATACAATAAATACGTACAGTATAGGCCAACAGGCAGAATCCTGAAGATGTGGTGGGCAAAGCGGAAAGCAATGAAGAAAAAAGCAATAGCTGAAAAGCTTGGCTCCTATACACACAGCTCTTCAAGGGAAGTTTTACCCTCCATACCCTATCTTCAGCTAATTTTTAGGAAAGACAGGGAGATGGCGGGTAGAATTGCTGAACAGCTTGAGCTCGACAAGGAAGAAGTTGAATGGCTGGGAAAATGA
- a CDS encoding methyltransferase domain-containing protein, whose protein sequence is MKLKDYEMLWKSLIHSSSDIGITDWWNKDKDIDKMISHLSDKDTPERMKIREIIRENNISTILDAACGPATEYASYLSENLDINYTGLDRSDYMLKVAKQRYADINFVKGNVEILPFEDNQFQAVLLKHILEHLPTYENAVSESVRVASELVIIHFFHATLPLIEFDLNLKHKAGFWESWYSRKKFEKFLGSLPITHYERINIEGTSRQTAHIYLLKFS, encoded by the coding sequence ATGAAATTAAAAGATTATGAAATGTTATGGAAATCCTTAATCCATTCTTCTTCAGATATAGGGATAACTGACTGGTGGAATAAAGACAAAGATATTGATAAGATGATAAGCCATCTTTCAGATAAGGATACTCCAGAAAGGATGAAAATTCGGGAAATAATAAGAGAAAATAATATATCAACAATTCTTGATGCTGCTTGCGGACCAGCAACAGAATATGCAAGTTATTTGTCTGAAAATTTAGATATTAATTATACAGGGCTTGATAGAAGTGATTATATGTTAAAGGTTGCGAAGCAAAGGTATGCGGATATTAATTTTGTAAAAGGGAATGTAGAAATATTGCCTTTTGAAGACAACCAATTTCAAGCTGTCCTTTTAAAACATATTCTTGAGCACTTACCTACCTATGAAAATGCTGTTTCAGAATCAGTAAGGGTAGCATCAGAATTGGTAATTATTCACTTTTTTCACGCGACTTTACCTCTCATCGAATTTGACTTAAACCTTAAGCATAAAGCAGGCTTCTGGGAAAGCTGGTATAGTAGGAAAAAATTTGAGAAATTTTTAGGGTCTTTGCCTATCACACATTATGAAAGAATCAATATTGAGGGAACTTCAAGACAGACTGCTCATATTTACTTATTAAAATTCAGCTAA